Part of the Enterobacter pseudoroggenkampii genome, GGTCTAGCGACGCGACCGTCATATTTCTGTCATTGAATTTCATTACGCTTTCGGGATTTTAACCAGGGTGTTGAGGAAAAAAGCGTGAATTCAATGGCTAAGGCATTACTGCTGGCATTACCTGTTATGAGTGCAGCGGCAACCTCGACGGCTGCCGGGCGCGACCTGTGTGAACCGAAAGCGTACGAAATGGCGCTGCGCTATCAGCAGAAATCGGCAGAGATTATGGCCCTTCAGCTGCAAACCTATCGGTTTGCCACCGAGCGTTTCAACGAGAAGTTAAAGGAGCTGAAAACGCCCGAAAATTACGCCGTGGTGATGGACCTCGACGAAACGGTGCTGGATAACACCCCTCTGCTGGTGCGCGACGCGGAGCAGTGTCACGACTATACACAATGGGACACCTGGAGCGACTGGGAGAAGCAGGGAAAACCCGGCTTAATCCCGGGGGCGAAAGCGTTTCTTGACCACGTGAATCAAAGCAAGGTCCGGATCTACTACGTCTCGGATCGTATGCAGGAAAATAAAGCCGACACGCTGAAGACGTTAAACGCTCTCGGCCTGCCGCAGGTGTCTGACGAAAGCGTGCTGCTGGATACGGTCAGCAAGGAAGAGCGCCGCCAGAGCATCCTCAAAAAGCAGCAGATCGTGATGCTGTTCGGTGACAGCCTGCCGGACTTCGCCGTGCAGTTTAAAAACAAAAAGCCGAGCGAGCAGCAGCGTGAGCTGGTTGAAGCCAGCGCCGAACATTTCGGCAACGACTGGATTGTGCTGCCTAATGCCGCTTATGGCGCCTGGTCCAAAGCCACGCTCGATAGCTGGAACGCACCGCTGAAAAAATAAGGTCTTACGGGCTGGAAAAGGCATTGCCCGCCTTCCCGGCCCTTCGGTTGGCTATCCATCCCGTTTATAGGTCCTATCATTTCTGGGCAGGTTCTTATAATTTTACGGAGCAGTAAGATGAGCACTTTCAAAGGAGACTCGTATGCTTACCGTGAAAAAACTTGCTCTTTCCACGCTGATTTCCAGTTCACTGCTTTTCTACCCTGCGCTCCAGGCTTCGGCAGAGACGCCCCAGCACGTCGTTAAACAACCGGCGGGCGGATACAGCGTTCAGGTTGGGGACGTCCTGGTCACCTCGTTTACCGACGGGACCGTCGCGCAGGATCTGCACAAGCTGCTGCGCCGGACTACGCCGCAAAACATTGATGCGCTGCTCGCGAAAAACGTCCAGACCAACCCGGCTGAGGTCTCCATCAACGCGTTCCTGATTGCGATACCCGGACATAAAATTCTGGTGGATACCGGCTCGGGCCAGCTCTTTGGCCCCGGTAACGGCGGCCGTCTGATTGAGAGCCTCGCCACGCAGGGGATTAAACCCGAGGACATTACTGAAGTCCTGCTAACCCACGCCCACTCCGATCATGCCGGTGGCCTGGTGAAAGATGGCAAGGTGGTGTTCAGCAACGCGCGCGTTTTTGTTGGTAAACCGGATATCGACTTTTTCTTTAACGACGACAATCAGAAGAAAACCGGCTACGGCAAGAACTACTTTGACGTCGCGCAGAAGACCTTAAAGCCCTATCTTGACGCGGGGAAAGTGGTGCCGTTTAGCGGCACATCGGAGATTATCCCGGGGCTGACCGGCACGGTTCATCCCGGACACACGCCGGGCTCAGCCTTCTACACGCTGACAAGCAAAGGCGAGAAGATCACCTTTGTCGGCGACATCATTCACGCCGCGGCGGTCCAGTTCCCGCAGCCTGCGGTGACCATCACCTACGATGAAGATCAGAACAAAGCGGCAAGCGTTCGCGAGCATGCGTTCGCTGACTTTGTGAAAAATAAAGATCTCATTGCCGCCCCGCACCTGCCTTTCCCGGGCATCGGCTATGTAACGAAAGGCGAGAACGGCGGCTATGCCTGGGTCCCTGTCACCTATACCAACCGGGACGCCAGCGGCGCGAAATAGAGCGATGACGCGGATATCTGACATGGACATAGACCTGCTCCTGACGCTGGACGCCCTGCTTCAGGACAGGAACATCACCCATGCTGCCGCGCGGCTGGGCATCAGCCAGCCCGCGCTGTCTGCCCGTCTCGCGCGTCTGCGCTCGCTGTTTGGCGAACCACTGTTCATTCCCTCCCCGCATGGACGCGGGGTATTACCCACGCCGCGAGCGGAAGCGCTCAAGCCGCAGGTGGCGAACGTGCTGCGCGGCATCAGCGCGATGTTTGCCTCCACGGCATTTGATGCGCAAACCAGCAGCCGGACCTTTGTTATCGCGCTGCATGAGAACCCGGCGCTGATGCTCGGCACCGGACTGCTTAACCAGGTGGGAACCGATGCCCCCGGCATCCGCCTGCGCTTCGCCCTGCCGGAGATGGCTGACCTGCCGCAGCAGCTGGAAAACGGGGATGTGGACATCTACATCGGCGTGAGCGCGGGCGCTCATGACGGCTGGGTGAGGCGCAAACTCCTCGACGACGCGTTTGCCACCGCCCAGCGTAAAGGCCATCCGCGCGGAACAGGTCCGTTAGATCTGGAAAGCTACTGCGCGCTTTCCCATCTGGTGGTGTCGTCGGCGGGAGATCCGTTTACCGGCTTTATCGACCAAACCCTTGCCGGGCTGGGCTATCAGCGACACGTCGCCATGTCCACCCAGAGCTACGCCATGGCGCCACCGCTGGTTGCCGGTACCGACCTGGTCTGTACCCTGCCGGAACGGATGCTGCGACAGTTCGCCAGCACGCTGGATATTTTCCCACCGCCGCTGCCGCTCCAGCCAATTACCATCAACATGTACTGGCACCCGAAAAACAGCCAGGATCCGGCAAATGCCTGGCTGCGTGAAAAGCTGCTGCGGGCCGCCGGACGTCAGGTGTGATCGAGGGTAACCAGAAACTTTTTAAGCACTTCTGAGCGAATAATCCGGTGGCAAACCAGGGTGAGTTCGCTCTCCCGCAGCCGGTCGAGAATGTCCACGTAAACCACATTCTCGACGCTCACCGCCTTTGCCGACGCGGGCAACAGCGCCAGCCCAAACCCTGCCGAAACCAGGCTTATCACCGTAGGCACGTCGGTCGCGTTTTGCACCACGTCCGGCTGAAAGCCCGCCCCGCTGCAGGCGTCATAGAAATACTGTTCCAGCCCCATTCCCTCCGGGTCGCGCAGGGAGATCCATTTTTCGTCTTTCACCGACGAAAGCGTCAGTGCGGCGGACCCGGCCAGCGGATGCTGACGATACAGCGCCAGCACCGTTTTCTCCGAGGTGAACGGACGACTTTGCAGATCGTCCGGCAGCGACGGCAGCGGCGCGCGGATGATGGCCACATCGAGCTGATTGCTCTGCACGGCAGCATAGAGCGTCTGCACGTTTCCCGTCATCAGCGACATGGTAATGGCCGGCCAGCGGCTGTGCATCTGGCGAAGCGCGGCGGGCAGCCTGCCGTCGAACATCGCGCTCGACACGCATCCGAGGTTTAACACCCCCTGCTCGCCCCGTGCCGTTTGTCTGGCGTCCAGCACCGCCTGCTCGGTGAGGGAGATGGCGAGCCTGGCTTTTACCAGGAATGCTTCGCCCGCGGGCGTCAGGGTTAAGCGGCGATTCGCACGGCTGAAAAGCGTGACGCCTAAACGCTCTTCCAGGGCCTTTATTTGCTGGCTCAGCGCCGGTTGCGCCATGTTCAGACGCTCGGCGGCCCGGTGCATGTGGAGCTCTTCGGCCACGACGATGAAGTGGCGCATCTGACGAAACTGCACGAGACGCCTCCTTATATTGATATTAATTTACTTATCAATTTAACATTAATGATGCAATTGATGCTATTGGCCATTGCCATAAAAATGGAGGTATTCAACCGAGGGAGGAAAATATGGAAAACAAGATTAACGATCTCCGCAGCGCCATCGCCTTACTGCAGCGCCACGAAGGGCACTATCTTGAAACCGATCGTCCGGTCGATCCCAACGCGGAGCTGGCGGGTGTCTATCGCCATATCGGCGCAGGCGGCACGGTCAAACGCCCAACCCGCACGGGCCCGGCCATGATGTTCAACAGCATTAAGGGCTATCCGCACTCCCGCATTCTGGTGGGCATGCACGCCAGCCGCGAGCGCGCGGCGCTTCTGTTGGGCTGCGAGCCCTCTGAACTGGCAAAACACGTCGGCCAGGCGGTGAAAAAGCCGGTTGCGCCGGTTGTCGTTCCGGCCACACAGGCCCCCTGTCAGGAGCAGGTCTTCTACGCTGACGATCCTGACTTCGATCTGCGCAAGCTGCTTCCGGCTCCGACCAACACGCCGATTGATGCCGGTCCGTTCTTCTGTCTGGGGCTGGTGCTGGCAAGCGATCCGGAAGACAGCTCGCTGACGGATGTCACCATCCACCGCCTCTGCGTGCAGGAGCGCGACGAGCTTTCCATGTTCCTTGCCGCCGGGCGCCACATCGAAGTGTTCCGCAAAAAAGCGGAGGATGCCGGAAAACCGCTGCCGGTGACGATCAACATGGGACTCGATCCCGCCATCTATATCGGCGCGTGCTTTGAGGCCCCCACCACGCCATTTGGTTATAACGAGCTGGGCGTCGCCGGGGCGCTGCGCCAGCAGCCGGTTGAGCTGGTGCAGGGCGTGGCGGTCAAAGAGAAAGCCATCGCGCGGGCGGAGATCATCATCGAAGGCGAACTGCTTCCGGGCGTGCGCGTGAGAGAGGATCAGCACACCAACACCGGCCACGCGATGCCGGAGTTCCCGGGCTACTGCGGCGAGGCGAATCCCTCCCTGCCGGTGATCAAAGTGAAAGCCGTGACCATGCGAAACCACGCCATCCTGCAAACGCTGGTGGGGCCGGGGGAAGAACATACCACGCTGGCCGGATTGCCGACCGAGGCCAGCATCCGCAATGCCGTTGAGGAGGCGATTCCGGGCTTCCTGCAAAACGTCTATGCCCATACCGCGGGCGGCGGCAAGTTCCTCGGAATATTGCAGGTGAAAAAACGCCAGCCGTCAGACGAAGGACGTCAGGGCCAGGCGGCGCTTATCGCCTTAGCCACCTATTCGGAGCTGAAGAACATTATTCTTGTCGACGAAGACGTGGATATTTTCGACAGCGACGACATCCTGTGGGCAATGACGACGCGCATGCAGGGTGATGTGAGCATCACCAATATTCCGGGGGTCCGCGGCCACCAGCTGGATCCGTCCCAGTCGCCGGATTACAGCACCTCGATTCGCGGCAACGGCATTTCCTGCAAGACGATCTTCGACTGCACGGTGCCGTGGGCGCTGAAGGACCGCTTCGAGCGCGCGCCGTTTATGGAGGTGGATCCGCGTCCGTGGGCGCCGGAGCTGTTTGCCGCTAAAAAATAGAGAAAATCACGCGCGTATGGCCCACAGGTCATACGCTTATTTTCTTTTCAAGCGTGGCGATATTTTCACCCGCCACGCGTTTCACAGTGAAACGATCGACGCTAAGCAAAATGAGCATCAGCCCCCTGCCGCTCTCCAGCAGCGGCGACATTTCGCAGAAACGGTCTCGCCTGGCGGCCTCAAGCCGATCCTGCGGGAACGCGTCACCCGCGTCGCTAAAAACAACGCAGACGTCATTACCGCGGACGTCGAACTGTACACGAA contains:
- a CDS encoding 5'-nucleotidase, lipoprotein e(P4) family, producing the protein MAKALLLALPVMSAAATSTAAGRDLCEPKAYEMALRYQQKSAEIMALQLQTYRFATERFNEKLKELKTPENYAVVMDLDETVLDNTPLLVRDAEQCHDYTQWDTWSDWEKQGKPGLIPGAKAFLDHVNQSKVRIYYVSDRMQENKADTLKTLNALGLPQVSDESVLLDTVSKEERRQSILKKQQIVMLFGDSLPDFAVQFKNKKPSEQQRELVEASAEHFGNDWIVLPNAAYGAWSKATLDSWNAPLKK
- a CDS encoding MBL fold metallo-hydrolase encodes the protein MLTVKKLALSTLISSSLLFYPALQASAETPQHVVKQPAGGYSVQVGDVLVTSFTDGTVAQDLHKLLRRTTPQNIDALLAKNVQTNPAEVSINAFLIAIPGHKILVDTGSGQLFGPGNGGRLIESLATQGIKPEDITEVLLTHAHSDHAGGLVKDGKVVFSNARVFVGKPDIDFFFNDDNQKKTGYGKNYFDVAQKTLKPYLDAGKVVPFSGTSEIIPGLTGTVHPGHTPGSAFYTLTSKGEKITFVGDIIHAAAVQFPQPAVTITYDEDQNKAASVREHAFADFVKNKDLIAAPHLPFPGIGYVTKGENGGYAWVPVTYTNRDASGAK
- a CDS encoding LysR family transcriptional regulator, encoding MTRISDMDIDLLLTLDALLQDRNITHAAARLGISQPALSARLARLRSLFGEPLFIPSPHGRGVLPTPRAEALKPQVANVLRGISAMFASTAFDAQTSSRTFVIALHENPALMLGTGLLNQVGTDAPGIRLRFALPEMADLPQQLENGDVDIYIGVSAGAHDGWVRRKLLDDAFATAQRKGHPRGTGPLDLESYCALSHLVVSSAGDPFTGFIDQTLAGLGYQRHVAMSTQSYAMAPPLVAGTDLVCTLPERMLRQFASTLDIFPPPLPLQPITINMYWHPKNSQDPANAWLREKLLRAAGRQV
- a CDS encoding LysR substrate-binding domain-containing protein; this encodes MQFRQMRHFIVVAEELHMHRAAERLNMAQPALSQQIKALEERLGVTLFSRANRRLTLTPAGEAFLVKARLAISLTEQAVLDARQTARGEQGVLNLGCVSSAMFDGRLPAALRQMHSRWPAITMSLMTGNVQTLYAAVQSNQLDVAIIRAPLPSLPDDLQSRPFTSEKTVLALYRQHPLAGSAALTLSSVKDEKWISLRDPEGMGLEQYFYDACSGAGFQPDVVQNATDVPTVISLVSAGFGLALLPASAKAVSVENVVYVDILDRLRESELTLVCHRIIRSEVLKKFLVTLDHT
- a CDS encoding UbiD family decarboxylase, with the protein product MENKINDLRSAIALLQRHEGHYLETDRPVDPNAELAGVYRHIGAGGTVKRPTRTGPAMMFNSIKGYPHSRILVGMHASRERAALLLGCEPSELAKHVGQAVKKPVAPVVVPATQAPCQEQVFYADDPDFDLRKLLPAPTNTPIDAGPFFCLGLVLASDPEDSSLTDVTIHRLCVQERDELSMFLAAGRHIEVFRKKAEDAGKPLPVTINMGLDPAIYIGACFEAPTTPFGYNELGVAGALRQQPVELVQGVAVKEKAIARAEIIIEGELLPGVRVREDQHTNTGHAMPEFPGYCGEANPSLPVIKVKAVTMRNHAILQTLVGPGEEHTTLAGLPTEASIRNAVEEAIPGFLQNVYAHTAGGGKFLGILQVKKRQPSDEGRQGQAALIALATYSELKNIILVDEDVDIFDSDDILWAMTTRMQGDVSITNIPGVRGHQLDPSQSPDYSTSIRGNGISCKTIFDCTVPWALKDRFERAPFMEVDPRPWAPELFAAKK
- a CDS encoding ATP-binding protein; translated protein: MQTPEQAEFPAAIASLTPLSGWLGVRLSALPVDDEWRFAFDLAACEVATNIIRYALHEDNSRIFRVQFDVRGNDVCVVFSDAGDAFPQDRLEAARRDRFCEMSPLLESGRGLMLILLSVDRFTVKRVAGENIATLEKKISV